DNA from Pseudomonas putida:
GCGGCGTGACCATCTGGCGCGATACCCTGCGTGTGCCGGACGCCGGCGATGCCGCGGCGGCCTGGCTGAGCGAGTTGCTGGGTAAAGCCGTACGCCTGGTGCATTGCCCGGAGCCGCGTGCGCGTTACCTGCCCAATGGTTATGGCTTCAACAGTGATCGGGCGGCGTTTCCGGATGGCTTCCCGTTGCTGTTGATTGGTCAGGGCTCGCTGGACGAGCTCAACCGGCGCATCGGCCGGCCCATGGAGATGCTGCGCTTTCGCCCCAACCTGGTGGTGCAGGGGGCAGCGCCGTTTGCCGAGGATGGTTGGAAGCGAATTCGTATAGGCAGCCTGGAATTTCGCGTGCTCAAGCCCAGTGTGCGGTGCATTTTCACCACCATCGATCCGGCTACCGGGGAGCGCAGTGCCGACCGTGAGCCGATGGCGACGCTCAAAACCTTTCGCGAGAAGGAGGGGGATGTGCTGTTCGGGCAAAACCTGGCGGTGGATGGCAGTGGGCGGTTAGAGGTAGGGATGCAGGTAGAGGTTCTGGAATAGCCGTGTTGCCAGCGCCAGCACTGGCCCTAGTAGGCGCGACACCAGGCCGCTCCTGCAAGGGCTGTACAGGCTCTGCAACCCTTACATGTCGTCGAAATACCGCTCATGCCAATCCACCAGCGGCTGTGGCGAATTCAGCTTCTGCCCGTAGATCACCGAATACGACAGCACGTTCTGCACATACTGGCGTGTTTCGTCGAACGGGATCGACTCCACCCATACATCGAAACTCAGGTGCTTGGCGCCTTTGAGCCACTGACGCACGCGCCCGGGGCCGGCGTTGTAGGCCGCCGAAGCCAGCACTCGATTGCCGTTGAATTGGCTGTGTACCTGGCTCAGGTAGGCCGCACCCAGCTGGATGTTCTTGTCTGGGTTCAGCACTTGCGCGGGTGATGCCAGCGGGATGCTGAACTTGCGCGCGGTCTCTTTGGCGGTGGCCGGCATCAGTTGCATCAGGCCGCTGGCGCCCACCGGTGAGCGTGCGTCTTCCATGAAGGCGCTTTCCTGGCGGGTGATGGCGAATACCCAGCTCGAATGCAGGCCGCGAACTTTGGCCTCGCGTACCAGGGTGTCGCGGTGGGCCATCGGGAAGCGGATGTCCAGGTCGTCCCAGTACTGCGCCTGACTGATGGTACGGATAGCCGGGAAATACCAGCGCAGCTCATAGCCCAGGCGTGCCTGGGCAACCATTTCGTCGCGGGTGAAGTGACGGCTGACGTGGTACCACTCGCGGCGGCCTTCGACGATCTGGCCACGGGCGTGGAATTCCAGTGCGCGTTGAATGCCGGGCGTATTGCGCACCTTTTTGACCAGTTGCGGGCTCAGCGGCAGTGGCTTGTTGTTCAGTTGGTAAGGCGTCTGTGCCCGGTCGGCGGCCAGGAAACCATAGAAGTCGCGTTCACGCGCCACGGTCTTGTACAGCAGTGGAATCTGCGGGTTGTTTGGCTGTGCCAGCTCCAGGCTGCGAGCCTGCCAGTACTTCCAGCGGCTGCTGCTGGCCAGGTCCTGGGGCAGGCGTTTGGTCAACTCGTAGGCGTCTTCCCAGCGGCCCAGGCGCAGCAGCAGGCGCAGGCGCCATTCGCTGACGGTGTTGTCGCGCAGCTCGGGGTCGTAGCGGGTCATGAGGTCGAGCGCGCGCGGGTCGTAACGACGCGCCAGGGTCAGGCCGATTTCGCGGGCGATGGCCACCTTTTCGTCGCGGGAGAAGTGCATGCGCTGGGCGTAGTCGTCGAGTAGCGCCATGGCTCGCTCCGGGTCCTGCCGGGCCAGGCGACGAAGGCCGAGGCTGACCACGTCGGACATCGCTTCGTTGACCGGGGTGAAGCGTGACGGCTGGTTGAGCAGCTCGGGCTTCTGCGCCACGTCGACCAGCAGGCTCCCCTGCGGGCCGAGGGTAGTCAGGGTTTTGACCAGGTTGTTAGCCAGGCCATAGTTGCGTGCTTGGGCCGCCAGTTTGGTGCGTTCCCAGCGCTTGGCCTCGGTCAGCTGGCCTTCGGCTGCCCACATGCCGAACAGTGTGTCGCAGGCAGCGGGTTGCGACTTGCCGACGTTCCACAGCTTATCGGCGGTGGCGTAGCCTTCGGCGCGCAGGCCGTGGCTGAGCTGGTACTGGCCGTTGAGGCAGTCCAGTTCGGTGAAGTTGAGCTTGGGGTCGTAGTACTTGACGAAGGTGTCCCACTCGCCGCGCTCGGCCAGCCAGCGCAACCAACGCAGCTTCATCCAGTTGGCCTGGGGCAGGTCGCCATGCTTGGCGAGAAAACCTTCGATCTCCTGGTTGCTGGCGCTTTTCAGGCGGGCGGTGAGCTCGTCGTAGGCCAGGTAGGGCGTCAGCGGGTAGTCGCTCAGGGCCTGGGCATAGCGCAGGTATGGGCCTTTGTCGCCTTTGGCCAGCGCACGCTTGGCCTCGTCATAATACTGGCGTTGCAGGGTCAGGTCGGTGGCCTGCGCCGCGCAGGTGGCGGCGGTAAGCAGCAGGCAGGATGCAATATGTAACAGGCGGCTGCGCATGATACGTCCGGGCAGTTGAACCATGGGGAAGTGACGGCGGAGCCAGCACTGTTGAAAGCTATTGCCTTAGCTTAGCCGTTTGCCGGCGGCGGGTGAAAGCACTGTGCTTGTATCGGGATATTAAGTACGACCAGATGTCACCTGTCGCTCGCCGGTGGGGCTGGCGGGTGCCGTCGAGGCCCAAGTCAGGTAGAATGCGCGCCCGATTTATGGAGACCAACATGACCCTGCTCAAATTCAGCGATGTGTCCCTCGCATTCGGCGCCATGCCGCTGCTGGACAAAGTGTCCTGGCAGATCGCTCGTGGCGAGCGGGTGTGCATCATCGGCCGCAACGGCACCGGCAAGTCGAGCATGCTGCGCCTGGTCAAGGGCGAGCAGAAGGGCGATGACGGTGAAATCTGGCGTGCCCCTGGCCTGAAGATCGGCGAGCTGCCTCAGGAGCTGCCGGTGGCCGACGAGCGCACGGTGTTCGACGTGGTTGCCGCTGGCCTGGACGGTGTGGGCGAGTTGCTGGCGCAGTTCCATCACCTGAGCATGAACATCCAGGGCGACGAAGACCTGGAAAAACTCATGCACGTTCAGCACGAGCTGGAAGCCCGTGACGGCTGGCGCCTGCAGCAGGTGGTGGAAAGCACCCTGAGCCGCTTGCAGCTGCCGGCCGACAAGACCCTGGCCGAGTTGTCCGGTGGCTGGCGCCGCCGTGTGCTGCTGGCTCAGGCTCTGGTGTCCGAGCCCGACCTGCTGCTGCTCGATGAGCCAACCAACCACCTGGATATCGGCGCCATCGCCTGGCTTGAAGAGGCCCTGCGCGGCTTCAACGGCGCGGTGCTGTTCATTACCC
Protein-coding regions in this window:
- a CDS encoding MOSC domain-containing protein, yielding MFLSELYRYPVKSGRAQSLQTAAVGLLGVQGDRRWMVVEEENGRFLTQRAWPQLGQIDAREDDSGQLLLQAPGQDLLQVPVPPADDALRGVTIWRDTLRVPDAGDAAAAWLSELLGKAVRLVHCPEPRARYLPNGYGFNSDRAAFPDGFPLLLIGQGSLDELNRRIGRPMEMLRFRPNLVVQGAAPFAEDGWKRIRIGSLEFRVLKPSVRCIFTTIDPATGERSADREPMATLKTFREKEGDVLFGQNLAVDGSGRLEVGMQVEVLE
- a CDS encoding transglycosylase SLT domain-containing protein; amino-acid sequence: MRSRLLHIASCLLLTAATCAAQATDLTLQRQYYDEAKRALAKGDKGPYLRYAQALSDYPLTPYLAYDELTARLKSASNQEIEGFLAKHGDLPQANWMKLRWLRWLAERGEWDTFVKYYDPKLNFTELDCLNGQYQLSHGLRAEGYATADKLWNVGKSQPAACDTLFGMWAAEGQLTEAKRWERTKLAAQARNYGLANNLVKTLTTLGPQGSLLVDVAQKPELLNQPSRFTPVNEAMSDVVSLGLRRLARQDPERAMALLDDYAQRMHFSRDEKVAIAREIGLTLARRYDPRALDLMTRYDPELRDNTVSEWRLRLLLRLGRWEDAYELTKRLPQDLASSSRWKYWQARSLELAQPNNPQIPLLYKTVARERDFYGFLAADRAQTPYQLNNKPLPLSPQLVKKVRNTPGIQRALEFHARGQIVEGRREWYHVSRHFTRDEMVAQARLGYELRWYFPAIRTISQAQYWDDLDIRFPMAHRDTLVREAKVRGLHSSWVFAITRQESAFMEDARSPVGASGLMQLMPATAKETARKFSIPLASPAQVLNPDKNIQLGAAYLSQVHSQFNGNRVLASAAYNAGPGRVRQWLKGAKHLSFDVWVESIPFDETRQYVQNVLSYSVIYGQKLNSPQPLVDWHERYFDDM